A stretch of Salvelinus alpinus chromosome 4, SLU_Salpinus.1, whole genome shotgun sequence DNA encodes these proteins:
- the cacng7b gene encoding voltage-dependent calcium channel gamma-7 subunit: MSSCSSRALTILSTVFGACGLLLVGVAVSTDYWLLMEEGIVLQQNQSMEVKMALHSGLWRVCFVAGTENGRCVASEYFTEPEIEITTENTANILKMVRTATPFPMVSLLFVFTAFVISNIGHIRPQRTILAFVSGIFFILSGLSLVVGLVLYISSINDEVMNRPREPEQFFNYRYGWSFAFAASSFLLKEGAGVMSVYLFMKRYAEEEMYRPHPALYRPRLSECSDYSGQFLHPETWPPPKRGRSDSRASSDISIQINQTPPQPTKNPLQGNQGGGMGSNMGPGSGSSSGASYQLPPPSGAYNTHTLQHQHSHGNSQAMAMPPSTGPPHYHTHMHMGASPC; the protein is encoded by the exons aTGAGTTCGTGCAGCAGCAGAGCGCTGACCATCCTGTCCACGGTGTTTGGGGCGTGTGGTCTGCTGCTGGTGGGAGTGGCTGTGTCTACAGACTACTGGCTGCTGATGGAGGAGGGCATCGTGCTGCAGCAGAACCAGAGCATGGAGGTCAAGATGGCCCTGCACTCTGGCCTCTGGAGGGTCTGCTTCGTGGCTG gGACAGAGAACGGGAGATGTGTGGCGTCAGAGTATTTCACTGAGCCAGAGATAGAGATCACCACAGAGAATACTGCTAATATTCTGA agatggtgcggacggccactccgttccccatggtgtctcTGCTCTTCGTCTTCACGGCCTTTGTCATCAGTAACATCGGACACATCCGGCCCCAGCGCACCATCCTGGCCTTCGTCTCCGGGATCTTCTTCATCCTGTCAG gccTGAGTCTGGTGGTGGGGCTGGTGCTCTACATCTCCAGTATTAATGATGAGGTGATGAACAGACCGAGGGAGCCTGAACAGTTCTTCAACTACCGCTACGGCTGGTCATTTGCCTTCGCAGCCTCCTCCTTCCTACTCAAGGag gggGCTGGGGTGATGTCAGTCTATCTGTTTATGAAGCGTTATGCTGAGGAGGAGATGTACCGcccccacccagccctctaccgcCCCCGTCTGTCTGAGTGCAGCGACTACAGCGGCCAGTTCCTCCACCCTGAGACATGGCCTCCTCCTAAGAGGGGCCGTAGTGACTCCCGGGCCTCCAGCGACATCTCCATCCAGATCAATCAGACCCCCCCGCAGCCCACCAAAAACCCCCTGCAGGGCAACCAAGGTGGGGGCATGGGGTCCAACATGGGCCCTGGGTCTGGGTCCTCCTCTGGAGCTAGCTACCAGCTGCCCCCACCGTCTGGGGCCTACAACACCCACACACTCCAACACCAACACTCACACGGTAACTCCCAGGCCATGGCCATGCCCCCTTCCACTGGCCCCCctcactaccacacacacatgcacatgggCGCCTCCCCCTGTTAG